A single region of the Nakaseomyces glabratus chromosome D, complete sequence genome encodes:
- the DNM1 gene encoding dynamin-related GTPase DNM1 (CAGL0D05808g~Ortholog(s) have GTPase activity, protein homodimerization activity), translated as MASLEDLIPTVNKLQDVMYDSGIDTLDLPILAVVGSQSSGKSSILETLVGRDFLPRGTGIVTRRPLVLQLNNISASSPLIKENPDLIMSLNNASRSQSSLNGFQNNNESTTSLNDNNGASSAIGGSNATEIRRDEWGEFLHIPGRRFYDFSEIRREIESETARIAGKNKGISKIPINLKIYSPHVLNLTLVDLPGITKVPIGEQPPDIEKQIKNLILDYVATPNCIILAVSPANVDLVNSESLKLAREVDPHGIRTIGVITKLDLMDSGTNALDILSGKLYPLKLGFVGVVNRSQQDIQMNKTVEEALNKEEEYFNRHPVYRTMSHRCGTRYLAKLLNQTLISHIKEKLPDIKTRLNTLISQTEQELSQYGDTGDITKENRAGLVLQLMNKFATAFISSIDGTSSEISTKELSGGARIYYIYNNIFGNTLKSIDPTTNLTILDIRTAIRNSTGPRPTLFVPELAFDLLVKPQIKLLLEPSQQCVELVYEELVKICHKCGTPELSRYPKLKSKLIEVVSDLLRERLFPTRSYVESLIDIHRAYINTNHPNFLTATDAMSDIIQSRKRNQENQRAQKMLEKEKQNEIQENGTASQNSKSDIEPSIDGTELDSSKDATKSKDTFLNYFFGKDKKSQLSLSNRDGRFSELNGYKDDFSSQFQQLNFNSNLNSDDDAFENANHPKLTEREDLECELIRRLIVSYFDIVREMIEDQIPKAIMCLLVNFCKDSVQNRLVTELYRESMFEELLVEDQTLMQDRENALKSLEVYKKASALIGNIL; from the coding sequence ATGGCTAGCCTTGAAGATTTAATTCCTACAGTCAATAAACTACAGGATGTCATGTATGACTCCGGTATCGATACCCTTGACTTGCCAATTTTGGCTGTAGTTGGTTCCCAATCATCAGGCAAGTCTTCAATTCTGGAGACTTTGGTTGGCAGGGACTTCTTACCAAGAGGTACAGGTATCGTGACTAGAAGACCGTTGGTTTTACAACTAAATAACATCTCAGCCTCATCACCTTTGATAAAGGAAAATCCAGATCTTATCATGTCTTTAAACAATGCCTCAAGATCACAATCATCACTAAATGGATTTCAGAACAACAACGAGTCCACAACATCCTTGAACGACAATAATGGTGCATCCTCCGCAATCGGTGGAAGTAACGCAACCGAAATACGTCGTGATGAATGGGGTGAGTTCTTGCATATTCCGGGAAGAAGGTTTTACGACTTCTCTGAAATTCGGCGGGAAATTGAAAGCGAGACCGCTAGAATTGCAggtaaaaataaaggaaTCAGCAAAATTCCTATCAATCTTAAGATATACTCTCCCCATGTCCTGAATTTGACTTTAGTGGATTTACCTGGTATAACCAAGGTTCCAATTGGAGAACAACCCCCAGATATTGAGaaacaaatcaaaaatttgatattagATTATGTTGCTACTCCAAACTGCATCATTCTTGCTGTGTCACCAGCAAATGTTGACCTCGTTAATTCTGAATCATTGAAACTTGCTCGTGAAGTTGATCCTCATGGTATTAGAACCATTGGTGTCATCACTAAACTGGATTTGATGGACTCTGGAACTAACGCCCTTGACATCTTATCGGGAAAACTATATCCATTAAAGTTGGGTTTTGTTGGTGTAGTTAACAGATCACAACAAGATATCCAAATGAACAAAACTGTGGAGGAAGCTttgaacaaagaagaagaatattttaataGACACCCCGTTTACCGCACAATGTCACACAGATGTGGTACAAGATATCTAGCAAAATTACTGAACCAAACCTTGATAAGCCATATAAAAGAGAAATTGCCAGACATTAAAACACGTTTGAATACTCTAATTAGTCAGACCGAACAAGAACTGTCTCAATATGGTGATACGGGTGATATCACAAAAGAGAACAGGGCTGGGTTGGTGCTGCAGTTGATGAACAAATTTGCGACAGCCTTCATATCATCAATCGATGGTACGTCCTCTGAAATAAGCACCAAAGAACTCAGTGGAGGGGCTCGTATTTATTACATTTATAATAACATTTTCGGTAATACACTAAAATCCATTGATCCAACAACCAACCTTACAATTCTTGACATCAGAACTGCCATTCGAAACTCTACTGGTCCAAGGCCTACACTCTTTGTACCAGAGCTAGCTTTTGATTTGTTAGTCAAGCCACAGATCAAGCTTCTTTTAGAGCCTTCCCAACAATGTGTAGAATTGGTTTACGAGGAACTTGTTAAGATATGTCACAAATGTGGAACTCCGGAATTATCAAGATACCCAAAGCTTAAAAGTAAGTTGATTGAGGTGGTTAGTGATTTGTTACGCGAAAGGTTATTCCCCACTCGTTCCTACGTGGAAAGCTTGATTGACATCCACAGAGCATATATTAACACAAACCATCCAAATTTTTTGACTGCCACTGATGCAATGTCTGATATAATCCAATCTCggaaaagaaatcaagagAATCAGAGAGCACAGAAAATGctagagaaagaaaagcaaaatGAAATTCAGGAAAACGGTACCGCATctcaaaattcaaaatctgATATTGAGCCTAGCATCGATGGTACTGAATTGGATAGCAGTAAAGACGCAACAAAATCGAAAGACACTTTCCTGAATTACTTTTTTGGGAAGGATAAGAAGTCGCAACTTTCCTTATCAAACAGAGATGGAAGGTTTAGCGAATTAAATGGATACAAAGATGATTTTAGTTCACAATTCCAACAACTAAACTTCAATAGCAATCTCAACAGTGATGATGATGCTTTTGAAAATGCAAACCATCCTAAGCTGACCGAAAGAGAAGATTTAGAATGTGAATTAATAAGAAGGTTAATTGTTTCTTACTTTGACATAGTTCGTGAGATGATTGAAGACCAGATACCTAAGGCTATTATGTGTCTTCTAGTGAATTTCTGTAAGGATAGTGTTCAAAACAGACTTGTTACTGAATTGTATCGTGAAAGCATGTTCGAGGAATTATTGGTTGAAGACCAAACACTAATGCAGGATAGAGAAAATGCGTTGAAATCATTAGAGGTTTATAAGAAGGCTTCTGCACTTATTGGtaatattctttaa
- the RTT109 gene encoding H3 histone acetyltransferase RTT109 (CAGL0D05786g~Ortholog(s) have histone acetyltransferase activity (H3-K56 specific) activity), which translates to MLQAILKEVLPQDSSFEILHLQSPPSESAPLVNNTSKQNRATTIKTEHLFCLAYKGRIFYGLELYVYITCNHDNEVEKTERLVFVSKADTNGYCDIRVNIKLVTLQLIRYVLSINPDYYLHRVIPKERDYKKSGRTNLITKATNSRKALKILADRLQNHNLIEPEIFNAFYTKFHSGKELVTKIALFTRPADQYLFPNSSKNPNKHNLDGDGLLKWWASLLDNLLVSDFNLNKTKAKIRIPGEDKYRFRRYTNALKCGIWTHGDIFSDNDSDSVIKCIPMFPDDPKSRFMKQLFEENRIQTTSLDTFWTELQERQEFKLSVVVSVMGISGIYEIDTNYKPSTDVYRCRSKRQFHCIKNYITGEEYDTEEGALESYQNVNDYLSREGTSLLTVTGNADYSKFKQNRTTTSTPVVVNTLQVRRKK; encoded by the coding sequence ATGCTCCAAGCAATTCTCAAAGAAGTTCTTCCTCAGGATAGTTCATTTGAAATATTACACCTTCAATCACCACCATCAGAATCAGCACCTCTGGTAAACAATACAAGCAAGCAGAATAGAGCCACCACTATAAAGACTGAACATCTATTTTGCTTAGCTTACAAAGGAAGGATATTTTATGGGCTGGAGTTGTATGTGTATATAACATGCAATCACGATaatgaagttgaaaaaacaGAACGGTTGGTCTTTGTCTCAAAAGCGGATACCAATGGATACTGTGATATACGTGTTAACATAAAGCTGGTTACTCTACAATTGATAAGATATGTACTCTCAATTAATCCCGATTATTATTTACATCGAGTGATACCGAAAGAAAGAGACTACAAAAAGAGCGGTAGGACCAACCTGATAACTAAAGCAACTAACTCAAGAAAGGCTCTGAAGATCTTAGCAGATAGATTACAGAACCACAATCTTATAGAACcagaaatttttaatgCATTCTACACAAAATTTCATAGTGGAAAGGAATTGGTAACAAAGATTGCACTATTTACAAGGCCTGCAGACCAATATCTATTCCCCAATTCATCTAAAAATCCCAATAAACACAACCTTGATGGAGATGGCTTATTGAAATGGTGGGCTTCCTTATTAGACAATTTATTAGTAAGTGATTTTAATCTAAATAAAACTAAAgcaaaaataagaatacCTGGAGAAGATAAATATCGTTTTAGAAGGTATACAAATGCTTTGAAATGTGGAATTTGGACACATGGTGATATTTTCAGCGATAATGATAGCGACTCAGTAATAAAATGTATTCCAATGTTCCCTGATGACCCTAAGTCAAGATTTATGAAGCAACTCTTCGAAGAAAACCGCATCCAGACCACCTCATTGGATACATTCTGGACTGAACTACAGGAAAGACAGGAGTTTAAGCTTAGTGTTGTTGTATCAGTGATGGGTATTTCTGGCATTTACGAAATTGACACCAACTATAAACCTTCTACTGATGTGTACAGATGCCGATCCAAGAGGCAATTCCATTGCATAAAGAACTACATCACTGGTGAAGAGTATGACACAGAAGAAGGGGCGCTAGAGAGTTACCAAAACGTAAACGACTACTTGTCAAGAGAAGGCACCAGCTTACTAACAGTGACAGGTAATGCAGATTACTCAAAATTTAAACAAAACCGAACAACCACTTCTACCCCAGTAGTAGTTAATACCCTCCAAGTTCGcagaaagaaatag
- the MPP10 gene encoding rRNA-processing protein MPP10 (CAGL0D05874g~Ortholog(s) have role in endonucleolytic cleavage in 5'-ETS of tricistronic rRNA transcript (SSU-rRNA, 5.8S rRNA and LSU-rRNA), more), with protein sequence MSFLESLSDPVKVVEVSSEAPLEFVKDHVDNVIKLSKQSGLRNKFDLEEVTISGLDANQVWWQAKIVQDNIEGELLDRIQELREVLGAGEASDVSGEESEEQVSEDEEDDEDGSETEPLEQDQAVEQELSEEEDVESDNGEIEGTDLSDKEEQEAEVSEGDEVIAESRHDKSDEEVIPESKQTESEVNDQFFNIDEFNKQTDDSKDPLAPKVEDDDEDDIDYFGDIPSEDDEEAIYYDDFFDKPDAKSSRKLNRNDKEAENNESEDEFMDEPDLEDDDYYNEAMDSAKLDLFADAEDESEEDGENDEEKLSTFEKRQLELKKQIEQLEKEAIAEKKWALKGEVKAQDRPDDTLLTEELEFDRTAKPVPIITQEVTESLEEMIRRRIKEYNFDDLQRRTVADLNLGMRREKFELSDAKSSKSLAEIYEEDYKGVSEETAASEELQKEHDEISDMLTNLFYKLDALSSAHFVPRPAKQSLEVKVESAAIAMEDAQPLTMTTASTLAPQEVYKVGKAEKDTEIRLKDGTVMSKEELSREDKTRLRRAAKRKRSKALQNKSQQPQKKSKKSDVIDTLSKAKNVTVIDNKGQKSDVGGKALKDKKSQQADFIKL encoded by the coding sequence ATGTCGTTTTTAGAGAGTTTAAGTGACCCGGTGAAGGTTGTCGAGGTTTCCAGCGAGGCTCCGCTAGAGTTTGTGAAGGACCATGTGGACAATGTGATCAAGCTTTCGAAGCAGAGCGGTCTGCGCAACAAGTTTGATCTGGAGGAAGTGACCATCAGTGGTCTGGATGCCAACCAGGTGTGGTGGCAGGCCAAGATTGTGCAGGATAACATAGAAGGTGAGCTGCTGGACCGTATACAGGAGCTGCGTGAAGTGCTCGGCGCTGGAGAAGCCTCCGATGTGTCTGGCGAGGAGAGTGAAGAGCAAGTTAGTGAAgacgaagaagatgatgaagacgGAAGCGAAACTGAACCACTGGAACAGGACCAAGCAGTTGAACAAGAGTTATctgaagaggaagatgTCGAGTCTGATAATGGTGAGATCGAAGGTACTGATCTGTCtgataaagaagaacaagaggCAGAAGTGTCGGAAGGCGATGAAGTGATAGCTGAGAGTAGACATGACAAATCCGATGAGGAAGTTATCCCAGAGTCCAAGCAAACAGAGAGTGAGGTGAACGATCAGTTCTTCAATATAGATGAGTTTAACAAACAGACTGACGACTCAAAGGACCCGCTAGCTCCAAAGGTGGAAgacgatgatgaagacgatATAGACTATTTCGGTGATATTCCTTctgaggatgatgaagaggCTATATATTATGATGATTTCTTTGACAAGCCCGATGCTAAGTCCTCTAGGAAGTTGAACAGAAATGATAAAGAAGCTGAAAACAATGAGAGTGAAGACGAATTTATGGATGAACCGGATCTTGAGGACGATGACTACTATAATGAAGCTATGGATTCAGCAAAACTTGATCTGTTTGCGGATGCCGAGGATGAATCAGAGGAAGACGGAGAAAATGATGAGGAAAAATTATCTACATTTGAGAAGAGGCAACTAGAGctaaagaaacaaattgaACAACTAGAAAAGGAAGCTATTGCCGAGAAGAAATGGGCATTGAAAGGTGAAGTAAAAGCCCAGGATAGACCGGATGATACGTTGCTGACAGAGGAGCTAGAATTTGACAGAACTGCAAAACCTGTTCCAATCATTACACAGGAAGTTACAGAGTCTCTAGAAGAGATGATTAGAAGAAGGATCAAGGAATACAATTTTGATGACTTACAACGTAGAACTGTTGCCGATCTAAACCTGGGTATGCGTAGAGAGAAATTCGAGCTAAGTGATGCCAAGTCATCGAAGTCATTAGCTGAGATCTACGAGGAAGATTATAAAGGCGTTTCAGAGGAAACAGCAGCATCTGAGGAGCTACAGAAAGAGCATGACGAGATATCAGACATGCTCACGAACTTGTTTTATAAATTGGATGCTCTATCTTCTGCCCATTTCGTACCAAGGCCAGCAAAACAATCGTTGGAAGTGAAGGTGGAGAGTGCTGCTATAGCGATGGAGGATGCCCAGCCATTGACCATGACCACAGCATCCACTCTTGCACCACAGGAGGTTTACAAAGTTGGCAAAGCCGAGAAAGACACAGAAATCCGTCTCAAAGACGGTACTGTCATGTCCAAGGAAGAACTTTCCAGAGAGGACAAGACCAGACTACGCAGAGCTgcaaagagaaagagatcCAAGGCTTTGCAAAACAAATCACAACAAccacaaaagaaaagcaaaaaatcAGATGTTATCGACACCTTGTCCAAGGCTAAGAACGTCACTGTTATCGATAATAAGGGTCAAAAGAGTGATGTTGGTGGTAAAGCATTAAAGGATAAGAAGTCGCAGCAAGCAGACTTTATCAAACTTTAG
- the PBP1 gene encoding Pbp1p (CAGL0D05896g~Ortholog(s) have mRNA binding activity and role in maintenance of rDNA, negative regulation of mRNA polyadenylation, positive regulation of translation, stress granule assembly), whose translation MKGSKGRTDFNQRKNFNAVSQSSGSGLFHETGDVTRGFSDRLDYLLVNGIGSNVKVTTTAGIQYEGVLAAANTESTNGIDVVLKHAKVIDNGMVKDIDALAKSIEDTLLIQGEDVAEVDLKSIDFSLDEKWEAAQQQLEEKKAAAVEAEAAKKAASPPSRSTSNTPAEGKTGFRTDVDISRANKDIRERELQKWTPDTDSAFNVDTVALEDSNEKWDQFAVNEKKFGIKSSFDEHFYTTKINKDDPNYAERLKEAERIAKEIESQDASGNVHLAEDRGIAIDDSGMDEEDLYSGVDRRGDELLASLKSNAKPAAPKPKKYVPPTLRNQPHHMDPAIISSTGTKAVSPVTKHSAGLPRKEHRHKKVPNSKEAQIEELRKFSEKFKVPYDMPKDMPTSSKSTSSSESAATEASVDTPNTTTQSQPQATVNSGSNLKSDPSLPPKPVNKSSSTKSSVPPTPSTAKGELKKSSSSTSGASPSSATSPQATAHGVSPAGGRASVSSRRRNAGSFFGSKKLQSKDNVRKAFATSFNMFLRSKEAHDQKVAEHAASSSDEKKHEKSPAVTEQFFIEKPYFTAPTWASTVEKSFKEFFPDERKALQKAQSRLQKRQMNAMNAGMMGSHAPGVMNPHMGVMGGMGGRGNMSNFAMAPMSGSGANPAMMNSFGGMYMPFQPQPVFYPGMVPMMGTSTSANTGRGNAGAHSDESAVPSGSMSPQAMSPHIPPAYMAGAPMAYPAPPGAAPFHGMMGGMPDRSHGNYYHNNHGHRNNHHHYHSKQYN comes from the coding sequence ATGAAAGGTTCCAAGGGAAGAACTGATTTCAATCAGAGGAAGAACTTCAATGCTGTGTCTCAATCTTCTGGATCTGGTTTGTTTCACGAAACTGGTGATGTTACAAGAGGATTTAGCGATAGGCTGGATTACTTATTGGTGAATGGTATTGGTTCCAATGTGAAGGTGACTACTACGGCTGGTATCCAGTATGAAGGTGTCTTGGCAGCTGCGAATACCGAGTCCACAAATGGTATTGATGTTGTACTAAAGCATGCAAAGGTCATTGATAATGGTATGGtcaaagatattgatgCATTGGCTAAAAGCATTGAAGACACGCTTTTGATCCAAGGTGAAGATGTTGCAGAAGTTGACTTGAAAAGTATTGATTTTAGTCTGGATGAGAAATGGGAAGCAGCTCAGCAGCAACTCGAAGAAAAGAAGGCAGCTGCTGTTGAAGCTGAAGCCGCAAAGAAAGCTGCTAGTCCACCATCTAGATCCACTTCCAATACACCTGCTGAAGGTAAAACTGGATTTAGAACCGATGTTGACATTTCTCGCGCTAACAAGGACATTAGGGAGCGTGAATTACAGAAATGGACACCAGATACAGACTCAGCCTTCAATGTCGATACTGTTGCTTTGGAAGATAGCAATGAGAAATGGGATCAATTTGCAGTTAATGAGAAAAAGTTTGGTATCAAGTCTTCTTTCGATGAACATTTCTACACAACTAAAATAAACAAAGATGATCCAAACTATGCCGAAAGATTGAAGGAAGCGGAAAGAATAGCTAAAGAAATTGAATCTCAAGATGCTTCTGGTAATGTTCATTTAGCCGAAGACCGTGGTATTGCCATTGATGATTCAGGTATGGATGAGGAAGATTTATACTCTGGTGTCGACAGAAGAGGTGATGAGCTATTGGCATCCTTGAAATCAAATGCCAAGCCAGCAGCACCGAAGCCAAAGAAATATGTTCCTCCAACATTGAGAAACCAGCCGCACCACATGGATCCTGctattatttcttctacTGGCACCAAGGCTGTTTCACCCGTTACCAAGCATAGCGCAGGTTTACCAAGAAAGGAACACAGACACAAGAAAGTACCAAACTCAAAAGAAGCTCAAATTGAGGAATTGAGAAAATTCTCTGAGAAGTTTAAGGTACCATATGATATGCCCAAAGATATGCCaacatcttcaaaaagCACCAGTTCTTCAGAAAGTGCTGCTACAGAAGCTTCGGTTGACACACCAAACACTACAACTCAATCTCAACCTCAAGCCACTGTTAACAGCGGTTCTAACCTAAAGTCTGACCCAAGTTTGCCTCCAAAGCCAGTCAACAAATCCTCCAGTACCAAGTCGTCAGTTCCTCCAACACCTTCAACTGCTAAGGGtgagttgaagaaaagttCCTCCTCTACATCTGGTGCTTCACCATCCTCTGCAACATCACCTCAAGCCACTGCGCATGGAGTCTCGCCAGCAGGTGGAAGAGCAAGTGTGTCATCGAGAAGACGCAATGCTGGCTCGTTCTTTGGCTCCAAAAAGCTACAATCCAAAGACAATGTGAGAAAGGCATTTGCTACTAGTTTCAACATGTTCCTAAGGTCGAAGGAAGCGCATGACCAGAAGGTTGCTGAACAtgctgcttcttcttctgatGAGAAGAAGCATGAGAAGTCACCAGCTGTTACTGAGCAATTCTTTATTGAAAAGCCTTATTTCACAGCCCCAACTTGGGCAAGCACTGTTGAAAAGTCTTTCAAGGAATTTTTCCCAGACGAGAGGAAGGCACTGCAGAAGGCCCAATCAAGACTACAAAAGAGACAAATGAACGCAATGAATGCAGGCATGATGGGTTCCCATGCACCAGGAGTTATGAACCCTCATATGGGAGTTATGGGCGGCATGGGAGGTCGTGGCAACATGTCAAACTTTGCAATGGCTCCAATGTCAGGTTCAGGTGCTAACCCAGCAATGATGAACAGCTTTGGTGGTATGTACATGCCATTCCAACCTCAGCCGGTATTTTATCCGGGTATGGTTCCAATGATGGGTACCTCTACCAGTGCTAATACTGGAAGAGGCAATGCCGGAGCTCACTCTGATGAGAGTGCTGTCCCAAGTGGCAGCATGTCTCCGCAAGCGATGTCACCTCATATACCACCAGCTTATATGGCTGGTGCCCCAATGGCCTACCCAGCACCACCAGGTGCTGCTCCATTCCACGGAATGATGGGTGGTATGCCTGATAGAAGCCACGGTAACTACTATCACAATAACCACGGCCACAGAAACAACCACCATCACTACCACTCTAAGCAGTATAACTGA
- a CDS encoding uncharacterized protein (CAGL0D05852g~Ortholog(s) have role in macroautophagy and fungal-type vacuole membrane localization), whose translation MNIFVLIWFIGWTCAVGRNGRGQDEHDDFPFTTVVDILSQNVEFSTFLTLIQKGGYIPYLNELDNFTLWAPVNSAFVEDEQELLMGTFDIDNYIIRDCMVITSDIGNSTQFLSENVKFPFFLSRRSPESAYVNGIEIIEPDLLPNVQNATVQGISSLINNPPGFAELIDREHRKDLGIFKTLTNNLYATLESMIQNRTILMIEDMAFDDAFNEIELNYLLDRFNSTNSIGEDISRTWKEDSLRLMQAMILREMVAGSLEEEAISFDLNNKMIRVDSISNGNQVKINDTIESTKGNLLYNRGVSHIFRDFSGLNSTVEFNAEKYLHGLNKSEFVKELYFRKLQNMITSDENLTIFVSEDGNDDVTGYTKPSLLYHFAEEKIWIEREITSEGSQASKLYDSAFCSSNKRLGGHCQKFKITKKGDDYFINDRYKITSIAPMVIKNTLIYTISDNLQLPGDLVSAIPPLYHCYKSLRFLNELNLLDLEANHNGYTIFLPCFQSWDIMELNLEYLSGNKTALNELMRNLIIDGLHYTNNDTTEFTAHNKFGDEVTVDFSKSDTSEGVINVKMDSMDGILKIESLHDVFFNQGVIHPIDQIIFPHSLNISLNDLMKSDDCSVFKHLLKSINQIGEILNNDDEYSILVPTSSSIISDGLSVNTTNLEKILKIHIIPGNYTQSLLDCNSVSKSLSGDSIYCRKASQTSRLLSFMDGQDKEVRILKMGCSSSKSNSCIFLIDKPISPDWLKIPRTRLDLPGVALGIGVLLGSLFVVLLLGFIILMRMNSRADRLLANTPTSESSSPDDTERNPLLQQNAAHGDQYNSISATNAGNNASQNSQSFEASYSANAQRLPIKQQRSTNSTIANARFS comes from the coding sequence ATGAATATCTTTGTGCTTATATGGTTTATTGGCTGGACGTGTGCAGTGGGTAGGAATGGGAGAGGACAAGACGAGCACGACGACTTCCCATTCACCACAGTAGTAGATATACTATCTCAGAACGTCGAATTCTCGACATTCCTGACACTGATTCAGAAAGGCGGGTATATTCCGTACTTGAATGAGCTGGATAACTTCACATTGTGGGCACCAGTGAATTCAGCCTTTGTGGAGGATGAGCAGGAGCTGCTGATGGGTACATTCGACATCGATAACTATATTATACGAGATTGTATGGTGATAACCTCCGATATTGGCAACTCGACGCAGTTTTTGTCAGAGAATGTCAAATTCCCTTTCTTCCTGAGTCGAAGGAGCCCAGAATCTGCCTACGTCAATGGCATAGAAATTATAGAGCCTGATCTTTTACCAAACGTTCAGAACGCTACTGTACAAGGCATATCGTCACTGATAAATAACCCTCCTGGATTTGCTGAATTGATTGATAGAGAGCATAGAAAGGACCTGGGTATCTTCAAGACGTTAACAAACAACTTATATGCAACATTAGAGAGTATGATCCAGAATAGGACGATACTGATGATAGAGGACATGGCCTTTGATGATGCATTCAATGAAATTGAGCTAAACTATCTGCTGGACCGTTTTAATAGCACCAATAGTATAGGTGAAgatatttcaagaacatgGAAAGAAGATAGCTTGAGGCTTATGCAAGCAATGATTCTAAGGGAAATGGTAGCGGGCTCACTAGAAGAAGAGGCTATATCTTTTGATCTAAATAACAAAATGATTCGGGTTGACTCTATAAGTAATGGGAATCAGGTAAAGATTAATGACACCATTGAATCAACTAAGGGGAATTTATTGTATAATAGAGGTGTTTCACATATATTTCGTGATTTCAGTGGATTGAATTCAACTGTAGAATTTAATGCAGAGAAATATCTGCATGGACTCAATAAATCAGAATTCGTAAAGGAACTTTATTTCCGGAAATTACAGAATATGATAACATCGGATGAGAATCTTACGATATTTGTTTCCGAAGATGGCAACGACGACGTTACCGGATATACTAAGCCGTCCTTGTTATACCATTTtgcagaagaaaagatatgGATAGAGAGGGAAATCACTAGTGAAGGAAGCCAAGCGTCGAAGTTATATGATTCAGCCTTTTGTTCATCAAATAAGAGATTAGGAGGTCATTGCCAAAAGTTTAAAATAACTAAGAAAGGTGATgattattttatcaatgaCAGATATAAGATTACATCAATTGCCCCAATGGTAATAAAAAACACATTAATATACACTATATCTGATAACCTACAGCTACCAGGAGATTTAGTTTCTGCGATACCTCCACTGTATCACTGCTACAAGTCTTTGAGATTTTTGAATGAACTTAATCTTTTGGATCTGGAAGCTAACCACAATGGATATACTATCTTCCTACCATGTTTCCAATCATGGGATATCATGGAATTAAATTTAGAATACCTAAGCGGTAATAAAACAGCACTAAATGAATTAATGAGAAACTTGATCATAGATGGTTTACATTACACAAACAATGATACTACTGAGTTTACTGCtcataataaatttggAGATGAGGTTACTGTTGATTTCAGCAAATCAGACACATCAGAAGGTGTGATTAATGTAAAAATGGATAGTATGGATGGTATACTTAAAATAGAAAGTTTACACGATGTGTTTTTTAACCAAGGTGTCATCCATCCAATTGATCAGATTATTTTTCCACATTCGCTTAATATTTCACTGAATGATCTCATGAAATCAGATGATTGCTCTGTATTTAAACATCTACTGAAAAGTATCAACCAGATTGGAGAAATTCTAAATAATGATGACGAATACTCTATTTTGGTTCCGACATCATCTTCCATAATATCAGATGGGTTGTCAGTAAATACAACTAACCTTGAAAAGATATTAAAGATACATATTATTCCAGGTAATTATACCCAGTCGCTTTTAGACTGTAACTCCGTATCAAAGAGTCTAAGTGGTGATTCAATATACTGCCGTAAGGCTTCACAAACAAGTAGGCTTTTGAGTTTCATGGATGGGCAAGATAAGGAAGTTAGAATTCTGAAAATGGGTTGTTCATCCTCAAAAAGCAATTCGTGTATATTCCTAATTGATAAACCAATATCACCAGATTGGCTAAAAATACCGAGAACAAGGTTGGACTTGCCTGGGGTTGCTCTTGGTATAGGTGTGCTCTTAGGTTCTTTGTTTGTAGTCCTGTTGTTAGGTTTCATTATTTTAATGAGAATGAACTCCAGAGCAGACCGGCTGTTGGCAAACACTCCAACATCGGAAAGTTCAAGTCCAGATGATACTGAAAGAAATCCCCTTTTGCAACAAAACGCGGCACATGGTGATCAATATAATTCAATATCAGCCACAAACGCTGGCAATAATGCATCCCAGAATTCACAGAGTTTCGAAGCTTCTTACTCAGCTAATGCACAAAGATTACCAATTAAACAGCAACGTTCTACAAACAGTACAATTGCTAATGCTAGGTTCTCGtaa